The following proteins are co-located in the Engraulis encrasicolus isolate BLACKSEA-1 chromosome 2, IST_EnEncr_1.0, whole genome shotgun sequence genome:
- the LOC134462214 gene encoding kinetochore-associated protein DSN1 homolog encodes MAEQQQEKCPDARSGNVGQTSDEMEVQENHKEIKRKHNDCPSSEIPPKSPRVTSPSIEDDVDLEVNTEDTAAKPKEDPALSPRSKSKSWRRSTRSRRSLPAFPGAIQNLCKSISLSLSEEERAEKLMEAAMNIAVEKLQKAMVTVPGADLEIFQKQVATLKEQWPRVAKEIREESSKIEQGKEENNKTKPSNPNPERTVTLCANAIKRLETESAMWDALLEKHKSKAEQLTKAMEEGKGLPVDPKLVAQSSQSALIASKPEYNAILSRQTKHLHTVELLLNTQRKMCKELLSFQESCERDIKEISAKLAERAGFDDIPCPLKDPHPALKGSAPSSTS; translated from the exons ATGGcggaacaacaacaagaaaagtgTCCCGATGCAAG AAGTGGAAATGTCGGTCAAACGTCAGACGAG ATGGAAGTGCAAGAAAACCACAAGGAAatcaaaagaaaacacaatgaCTGTCCAAGTTCAGAAATACCCCCAAAGTCTCCCCGTGTGACGTCTCCCTCTATAGAGGATGACGTAGATCTGGAAGTTAACACAGAAGACACTGCTGCCAAACCCAAGGAAGATCCAGCATTGAGCCCACGCTCAAAGAGCAAATCTTGGAGGCGATCGACACGAAGCAGGCGGTCCCTACCTGCATTTCCCGGTGCCATTCAAA ACCTGTGCAAGTCTATCAGCCTGTCCTTATCTGAGGAGGAAAGAGCCGAGAAATTAATGGAAGCAGCTATGAAT ATAGCTGTGGAGAAACTTCAGAAGGCTATGGTCACTGTGCCGGGTGCAGATCTAGAGATATTCCAAAAGCAAG TGGCAACCTTAAAAGAGCAGTGGCCTCGAGTGGCAAAAGAAATACGTGAAGAAAGCAGCAAAATTGAgcagggaaaagaagaaaataacAAAAC CAAACCAAGTAACCCTAATCCTGAAAGGACTGTGACTCTGTGCGCCAATGCAATCAAGAG GTTGGAGACTGAGAGTGCAATGTGGGACGCGCTGCTTGAAAAGCATAAATCCAAAGCTGAACAACTAACAAA GGCCATGGAGGAGGGGAAGGGTTTGCCTGTAGACCCCAAATTGGTGGCACAGTCCTCACAGAGCGCACTCATTGCCAGCAAACCAGAATACAACGCTATACTCTCGAGACAGACAAAACATCTCCACACCGTGGAACTCTTG CTGAATACCCAGAGGAAGATGTGCAAAGAGCTGCTGTCCTTCCAGGAGAGCTGTGAGAGAGACATTAAGGAGATCAGTGCCAAACTGG CTGAACGGGCAGGTTTTGATGATATCCCTTGTCCCTTGAAGGATCCACACCCAGCACTGAAAGGATCCGCACCCAGCTCAACATCTTAA